One stretch of Bombus affinis isolate iyBomAffi1 chromosome 4, iyBomAffi1.2, whole genome shotgun sequence DNA includes these proteins:
- the LOC126915044 gene encoding potassium/sodium hyperpolarization-activated cyclic nucleotide-gated channel 1-like — protein sequence MMIFVITSVLLLVPYQAAFEMEKKSSIWNFGKNFLLFICCGDVVVNLRTGYFNKETHSTVLEQKKIINHYVKHSTFFLDFLGSFPTDFFYLTRWADLTVTRKTTSLICIFRVFSLSSYVDKLAFAYDIPLALQEFCLILLWMILLLHWQSCLHWLIPIVSTSIRQPERPSNTSWIEVNKLWEVHRAQQYLASSLRAISTFMMADLLYTHYQNVGDIYLIIFLQLFGIVAPWFLITRVMQFFKGHNSSRLRYQGTVAQLRQYMRHKQLPYPSQRRIIQYYEFRFQHRFFRETEIINTLSIQMRHEIRMHSCRKLVENVSFFNNLPLSLLGRIVALLKSEIFLTNDVIMRANQPGDCMYFIATGTVAIYTNSGKEVCHLEDGAYFGEIALVMPNELRVASVVAVEVCELYRLSRGDFARTIHPYPMLWETIKNIAIERHEKTMILNDR from the exons ATGATGATTTTCGTGATAACCAGCGTGTTGCTGCTCGTTCCCTATCAGGCCGCCTTCGAAATGGAGAAAAAGTCATCGATCTGGAACTTCGGCAAGAACTTCTTGCTGTTCATCTGCTGTGGGGACGTAGTGGTTAACCTCAGAACGGG ATATTTCAATAAGGAAACGCACTCGACGGTACTAGAACAAAAGAAGATAATCAATCATTACGTGAAACACAGCACCTTTTTCCTCGATTTCCTTGGTTCTTTTCCAACGGACTTCTTCTATCTAACCAGATGGGCGGATCTCACAGTGACTCGCAAGACGACATCCCTCATATGTATCTTTCGTGTCTTCTCCCTCAGTTCCTACGTCGACAAGCTGGCCTTTGCCTACGATATCCCTTTAGCTCTTCAAGAGTTCTGTCTGATACTCTTATGGATGATACTGTTACTACATTGGCAATCTTGCCTTCACTGGTTGATACCTATAGTGAGTACCTCCATACGTCAACCAGAACGTCCCTCCAATACTTCCTGGATAGAAGTGAATAAATTGTGGGAGGTTCATAGGGCTCAGCAATACTTGGCCAGTAGCCTACGCGCCATATCTACGTTTATGATGGCTGATCTGTTGTATACGCATTATCAGAATGTAGGAGATATTTACTTGATTATCTTTCTGCAGCTATTTGGTATTGTCGCGCCCTGGTTCCTCATTACGCGAGTAATGCAATTCTTTAAAGGACACAACAGCTCTCGTCTCAGGTATCAAGGTACCGTGGCTCAGCTAAGACAGTACATGAGGCACAAACAATTACCGTATCCTTCTCAGAGAAGGATCATTCAATATTACGAGTTTCGTTTTCAGCATCGATTCTTCCGCGAGACGGAAATCATTAATACGTTGTCTATCCAGATGCGTCACGAAATCAGGATGCACTCGTGTCGTAAATTAGTGGAAAACGTATCGTTCTTTAATAATTTACCATTGTCGTTGTTGGGTCGAATCGTCGCGTTATTGAAGTCCGAGATCTTCTTGACCAACGACGTGATCATGCGAGCGAATCAACCGGGTGATTGTATGTATTTTATCGCTACCGGTACTGTAGCTATTTATACGAACTCGGGCAAAGAAGTGTGCCATTTGGAGGACGGCGCATACTTCGGCGAGATCGCACTCGTCATGCCCAACGAGTTGAGGGTAGCCAGCGTGGTCGCCGTTGAGGTATGCGAGCTATACCGGTTAAGTCGAGGCGACTTCGCTAGGACGATACACCCGTACCCCATGCTATGGGAGACGATCAAGAACATCGCGATTGAGAGACACGAGAAGACTATGATACTTAACGATCGGTAG